One window of Nicotiana tomentosiformis chromosome 11, ASM39032v3, whole genome shotgun sequence genomic DNA carries:
- the LOC138901503 gene encoding uncharacterized protein, with translation MHPTEKEAVDLATFRLRDIAVLWENFSDAFLDQYLPQEIRQARVDHFLALKQGNMSVREYSQRLDSLARYAPSIVATMQERVHKFIAGLALELTEACATATLQDSMDISRIQAFAQNIEKGRHRQHGTERSEQGQHKRMRFARYQEQSQHSYRPQYFGRPPSPPPPQL, from the coding sequence atgcatcccacggagaaagaggcagttgatcTGGCAACTTTTCGACTTCGAGATATAGCCGTcctttgggagaatttttcagatgcctttctTGACCAATACTTACCGCAGGAGATCCGACAAGCTCGAGTCGATCATTTTCTAGCCCTTAAACAAGGAAATATGAGCGTTCGAGAGTATAGTCAACGTTtagactcattggccagatatgctccatccatagttgctactatgcaggAGAGGGTCCACaagtttatagcagggttggccctagagttgaccgaggcatgtgccaccgctacattgcaggatagtatggatatctcccgtattcaggcattcgcccagaatatagaaaaggGCAGGCATCGACAGCACGGTACAGAGAGGAGTGAGCAAGGGCagcataagaggatgagatttgccaggtatcaggagcaatctcagcatagttataggccccagtacttcggacggccacctagtcCTCCACCGCCTCAGTTATAG